A portion of the Liberibacter crescens BT-1 genome contains these proteins:
- the trxA gene encoding thioredoxin has translation MNILSVDSQDFNSHVLESKKPVVVDFWADWCGPCKAIAPILQEIAKDLADKVTVIKINIDNNNNLATQYGIRSIPTLAFFKEGNIVDVKVGNDTKDNISNWILSLI, from the coding sequence ATGAATATACTTTCAGTAGATTCTCAAGATTTTAATAGTCATGTTTTGGAATCTAAAAAACCAGTTGTTGTAGATTTTTGGGCAGATTGGTGTGGTCCTTGTAAAGCAATTGCCCCTATACTCCAAGAAATAGCTAAAGATTTAGCTGATAAAGTAACAGTTATAAAAATTAATATTGATAATAATAATAATTTAGCCACACAATACGGAATACGTTCAATTCCTACTCTTGCCTTTTTTAAAGAAGGAAATATCGTTGATGTTAAAGTTGGAAATGACACAAAAGATAATATCTCTAATTGGATTTTATCTTTAATATAA
- a CDS encoding bifunctional folylpolyglutamate synthase/dihydrofolate synthase, which translates to MINKKLATLEIEKLITLQRKTLSIRSLDRIVSLLDRLGRPQDRLPPVIHIAGTNGKGSTAAFCRSLCEAIGLSVHVHTSPHLIEWHERFRLGVKGGAGRFVDDDVLLDVLHHVERVNNGDPITFFEISVAIAFILFSEYPADISIIEVGLGGRIDATNVIENPAVSIITSISLDHEFYLGNNVSLIAKEKAGIIKNGFPVVIGHQPYDEAREVLIAAAEVQKSPYSVYGKDFSVFEKNGRLIYMDQVSKIDLPIPSLLGYHQYFNASTAIRALQIAGLTLKNNDIEKAFLSVEWFGRLQKVSQGSLLQKVQDGSEIWIDGGHNPDAGVVISKFISQLSRLQYRPLYLIIGMKNDKNHLDYFKQFSQLPLHVFTISLPLEDSFVNYDNNQKSADPVMLAQKAREAGLEASPASSVYEALSNIKRMNSSSIAPRILIGGSLYLVGNVLSESGILPK; encoded by the coding sequence ATGATAAATAAGAAACTTGCTACTTTAGAGATTGAAAAGTTAATAACTCTTCAGAGGAAGACACTCAGTATCCGTTCTCTAGACAGAATAGTTAGCTTGTTAGATCGTCTTGGTAGACCACAGGATCGTTTACCTCCTGTGATTCATATAGCAGGTACTAATGGTAAAGGTTCTACAGCTGCATTTTGTAGATCATTATGTGAGGCAATCGGTCTATCTGTTCATGTTCATACATCTCCGCATCTTATTGAATGGCATGAACGTTTTCGACTAGGAGTAAAAGGAGGAGCAGGACGTTTTGTTGATGATGATGTATTACTAGATGTTTTACATCATGTTGAACGGGTTAATAATGGAGATCCTATTACTTTTTTTGAAATTTCAGTTGCTATCGCATTTATTCTATTTTCAGAATATCCTGCAGATATATCCATCATTGAAGTAGGGTTAGGAGGTAGAATTGATGCTACAAATGTCATTGAAAATCCTGCTGTTTCTATCATTACATCAATTTCTTTGGATCATGAATTTTATCTTGGTAATAATGTTTCTTTAATTGCTAAAGAGAAAGCTGGTATTATAAAGAATGGTTTTCCGGTTGTTATAGGCCATCAACCGTATGATGAAGCGCGTGAAGTATTGATTGCTGCTGCAGAGGTACAAAAATCTCCTTATTCTGTTTACGGAAAAGATTTTTCAGTTTTTGAAAAAAATGGCCGTTTAATTTATATGGATCAAGTATCTAAGATAGATTTACCAATTCCTAGTCTTTTAGGATATCATCAATATTTTAATGCCTCTACTGCTATACGTGCACTCCAAATCGCCGGATTAACCTTAAAAAATAATGATATAGAAAAAGCATTTCTATCTGTTGAGTGGTTTGGTCGGCTTCAAAAGGTTTCACAAGGTTCTTTATTACAAAAAGTTCAAGACGGCAGTGAGATTTGGATTGATGGTGGACATAACCCTGATGCAGGGGTAGTCATTTCTAAATTCATATCTCAACTTTCTAGGCTTCAATATCGGCCATTGTATCTTATAATTGGTATGAAAAATGATAAAAACCATTTAGATTATTTTAAACAATTTTCTCAGTTGCCTTTACATGTTTTTACAATATCTCTTCCTTTAGAAGATTCTTTTGTGAATTATGATAATAATCAAAAAAGTGCTGATCCAGTTATGCTAGCTCAAAAAGCTAGAGAAGCAGGACTTGAAGCTTCTCCAGCTTCTTCTGTTTATGAAGCACTTTCCAATATAAAAAGAATGAACTCAAGTAGCATTGCTCCTCGTATTTTAATTGGAGGTTCTTTGTATCTTGTTGGAAATGTTCTTTCTGAGAGTGGTATACTTCCAAAGTAA